Proteins from one Ricinus communis isolate WT05 ecotype wild-type chromosome 9, ASM1957865v1, whole genome shotgun sequence genomic window:
- the LOC8265713 gene encoding uncharacterized protein LOC8265713 — protein sequence MESGTSPARKVMVVADPSRESAGALQYALSHVVVENDELILLHVENPNSWRNTFSFLRKSSFPSSSKFLDEHIFSLEGSGGINFLEAMKHICELAQPKIRIRMERMHMEAKAKDNKDKANAILGTSMMLGVDLIIIGQRRSLSSALLGYKRSGSSGMKGLDTAEYLIENSKCTCVGVQKKGQNGGYLLNTKTQKNFWLLA from the exons ATGGAAAGTGGAACCTCACCGGCAAGGAAGGTAATGGTGGTGGCTGATCCATCCCGCGAATCAGCAGGTGCACTTCAATATGCACTTTCCCATGTGGTCGTAGAGAATGATGAGCTTATACTTCTTCATGTTGAAAATCCAAATTCTTGGAGGAATACATTTTCTTTCCTAAGAAAATCTAGTTTTCCTTCAAGCTCAAAATTCTTGGATGAACACATTTTCAGCTTAGAAGGAAGTGGCGGTATCAATTTTCTTGAGGCAATGAAGCATATATGCGAGCTTGCTCAGCCTAAAATCCGTATCCGGATGGAAAGGATGCATATGGAAGCAAAGGCAAAGGACAACAAAGATAAGGCTAATGCTATTCTTGGTACAAGCATGATGTTAGGAGTTGACCTAATTATTATTGGGCAAAGGCGAAGTCTTTCTAGTGCATTATTAGG ATACAAGAGGTCGGGCAGCTCAGGAATGAAGGGGTTAGACACAGCAGAATATTTGATTGAGAACAGCAAGTGCACCTGTGTTGGAGTACAGAAAAAAGGCCAAAATGGAGGCTATCTTCTGAATACAAAAACCCAGAAAAATTTCTGGCTTCTAGCATAA
- the LOC8265712 gene encoding uncharacterized protein LOC8265712 produces the protein MEKIEEAVEKVKKEWEEAYSKMKDHIKAIEGYGKSTRLKGVASQEETVNSLPRLNGLAQDGLAVLQSLQFKLDLLAPQLPTHEDVNSAQSLLESWKTQFQNLRLSLRNANLQAKANMRKAAQEQRELLLGGGEESTIRRRNLQTKAGMTSAAESITESLRRSRQLMVQEVERSASSLVTFEESTGVLRKAESEYKGHRSLLTRTRNLLSTMQRQDVLDRMILAVGFFLFSCAVLYVVSKRIGLLKLQRQVTAILKAGMAGQGKIIPQGVGDGVGFAQVYDNAVPQVEIPLEQNMHDEL, from the exons ATGGAGAAGATAGAGGAGGCAGTGGAGAAGGTAAAGAAAGAATGGGAAGAAGCATATTCTAAAATGAAAGATCACATAAAAGCAATTGAGGGCTATGGCAAATCAACCAGATTAAAAGGAGTAGCCTCACAGGAGGAGACTGTTAATTCCCTTCCAAGATTGAATGGGTTAGCACAAGATGGTTTAGCTGTACTCCAATCTTTACAATTTAAACTCGATCTTCTTGCCCCTCAGTTACCCACTCATGAGGATGTTAATTCTGCTCAATCCTTGCTCGAATCCTGGAAAACCCAATTCCAAAA TTTGcggttgagtttgagaaatGCTAATTTGCAAGCTAAGGCTAACATGAGGAAAGCTGCTCAAGAACAG AGAGAACTTCTTCTGGGTGGTGGAGAAGAGTCCACAATTCGCAGACGTAATTTGCA GACAAAGGCTGGGATGACATCTGCTGCAGAAAGCATCACAGAGAGCCTGCGCCGTAGTCGTCAGCTAATGGTTCAG GAGGTGGAAAGAAGTGCTAGCTCACTTGTGACTTTTG AGGAATCAACAGGAGTATTGAGGAAGGCTGAAAGTGAATATAAGGGTCACCGCTCATTGTTGACGCGGACCCGAAATTTGCTCTCCACAATGCAACGTCAGGATGTACTTGACAG GATGATACTTGCGGTGGgatttttcttgttctctTGTGCTGTTTTATATGTGGTCTCAAAACGCATTGGGCTGCTCAAATTACAGAGACAAGTTACTGCTATCCTAAAGGCTGGTATGGCTGGACAAGGTAAGATCATACCACAGGGTGTTGGAGATGGTGTTGGTTTCGCTCAGGTCTATGACAATGCAGTTCCCCAGGTGGAAATACCTTTGGAACAGAATATGCATGATGAACTATAA
- the LOC8265711 gene encoding G-type lectin S-receptor-like serine/threonine-protein kinase CES101 — protein sequence MACKGILVLYTFCLIVIFFSMFIFSHSLTTSSLNQGHVLNATDLLVSRNGLFTLGFTGRYLVINYTALDGYMITSHPLWIANRDAPIVEDSGALTIDNLTGTLKIVRKGGKPIELFSGYNSNGNLTAVLLDNGNFVLKEANSSSILWQSFDYPTDTLLPGMKLGINHKTGKKWLLRSWQAEDNPIPGGFTLEWDTSQRQIAVRRRGVLFWTSGVLTPDNRFPNFLELDSVNQNYNFTFVSNPDEEYLFYTLYVDEETPEDRRKFSRWFLDYTGNIQEDAGRPSLVTSEFCDGSNTKFGCKQWELGPECRRNRDRFAVRAGYFTSALTDFSNLSFINCQDSCWKDCACTGFMSSNGGTACILYKGPFYNKDLRGGESSYYIIIPGPPDKAIKTWIWIVISILIALILAFMSVFLYLRWKRLRVEEKFLKELMTDDRATDVDELQNNGNRGHNLEIYNVAKIMAATNSFSLHNKLGEGGFGPVYKGRLTEGQEIAVKRLSSKSGQGLLEFKNELIVIAKLQHMNLVRLLGFCIQGEEKMLVYEYMPNKSLDSFIFGDQSRREVLDWSRRLNVIEGIAQGLLYLHKYSRLRIIHRDLKASNILLDKDMNPKISDFGLARIFRQNESEANTWTLVGTRGYMSPEYLMEGIVSIKSDVYSFGVLVLEIISGKKNHNVYHHDRPLNLVCYAWELWKEDSLLQILEPAIRDSASEDQVLRCIHVGLLCVERSPRDRPTMSDVLFMLTNEAQQLPAPKQPAFYIGENSVTMNPSERNMKTGSINGMSVSEMDGR from the exons ATGGCTTGCAAAGGCATCCTCGTCCTGTATACATTCTGCCTGATTGTGATCTTCTTCTCCATGTTTATTTTCTCGCACTCTTTAACCACTTCCTCACTTAACCAGGGCCATGTCCTCAATGCTACAGATCTCCTTGTTTCAAGAAACGGGCTCTTCACCTTAGGATTCACTGGCAGGTACTTGGTAATAAACTACACCGCCTTGGACGGATATATGATTACAAGCCATCCTCTCTGGATAGCCAACAGAGACGCACCCATTGTGGAAGATTCAGGAGCTCTTACAATTGATAATCTAACTGGAACGCTGAAAATTGTGCGGAAAGGTGGGAAACCGATTGAATTATTCTCAGGATATAATTCCAACGGAAATTTAACAGCCGTCTTACTTGACAATGGAAATTTTGTGTTGAAAGAAGCCAACTCCAGCAGCATATTGTGGCAAAGTTTCGATTATCCAACAGATACCCTTTTGCCAGGCATGAAATTGGGGATCAATCACAAGACGGGAAAGAAATGGTTACTTAGATCATGGCAAGCTGAAGATAATCCAATTCCTGGAGGTTTTACTCTGGAGTGGGACACTAGTCAACGCCAGATTGCAGTGAGGCGACGAGGAGTTTTATTTTGGACCAGCGGAGTATTGACTCCTGATAATAGGTTCCCTAACTTCTTGGAATTGGATTCggtgaatcaaaattataatttcactTTTGTATCGAACCCAGATGAAGAATACCTTTTTTATACGCTCTACGTTGATGAAGAGACACCTGAAGACCGCAGGAAGTTTTCCAGGTGGTTTCTTGATTACACAGGGAACATACAAGAAGATGCAGGGAGACCTTCCTTGGTGACTTCCGAATTTTGCGACGGAAGTAACACGAAATTTGGGTGCAAGCAATGGGAATTAGGCCCAGAGTGCAGAAGAAATCGGGATCGATTCGCAGTAAGAGCTGGTTATTTTACGTCTGCGCTTACTGATTTTTCAAATCTCAGCTTTATTAATTGCCAAGACTCATGTTGGAAAGATTGTGCATGTACTGGATTCATGTCATCAAATGGTGGCACTGCTTGCATACTGTATAAAGGACCATTTTATAACAAAGATTTACGAGGAGGTGAATCAAGCTATTACATCATTATTCCAGGGCCGCCAGATAAAG CAATAAAGACATGGATATGGATTGTAATTAGTATACTGATTGCCCTAATCCTGGCGTTCATGAGCGTCTTCTTGTACTTGCGATGGAAGAGACTTAGAGTAGAAG AGAAGTTTCTGAAAGAGCTGATGACAGATGATAGAGCAACGGATGTAGATGAGCTTCAAAACAATGGAAACAGAGGCCACAATCTAGAGATCTATAATGTTGCAAAAATTATGGCTGCTACCAATAGCTTCTCATTGCACAACAAACTTGGAGAAGGTGGTTTTGGACCTGTTTACAAG GGGAGATTAACTGAAGGACAAGAAATAGCAGTAAAGAGACTGTCAAGTAAATCAGGACAAGGGCTACTGGAGTTTAAAAATGAGCTTATAGTCATAGCTAAATTGCAGCATATGAATCTTGTAAGGCTCCTAGGTTTCTGCATCCAAGGGGAAGAGAAAATGTTGGTCTATGAGTACATGCCCAATAAGAGCTTGGATTCTTTCATCTTCGGTG ATCAATCAAGAAGGGAGGTATTAGATTGGAGCAGGCGTCTTAACGTCATTGAAGGAATAGCTCAAGGTCTTCTTTACCTCCATAAGTATTCGAGATTGAGAATAATCCATAGAGATTTGAAAGCTAGTAATATTTTACTTGACAAAGATATGAACCCAAAGATATCTGATTTTGGTTTGGCAAGAATATTTAGGCAGAATGAGTCTGAAGCAAATACATGGACCCTTGTTGGAACACG TGGATACATGTCGCCAGAGTATCTCATGGAGGGCATTGTCTCTATCAAATCTGATGTTTACAGTTTTGGAGTATTAGTATTGGAGATTATAAGTGGTAAAAAGAATCATAATGTTTATCATCATGACCGTCCGCTCAACCTTGTGTGTTAT GCATGGGAATTGTGGAAAGAGGACTCGTTATTACAAATACTTGAACCGGCTATAAGAGATTCAGCTTCTGAAGATCAAGTTTTGAGATGCATTCACGTGGGGTTGCTATGCGTTGAGCGGAGTCCTCGAGATAGGCCGACCATGTCagatgttttatttatgttaacaAATGAGGCTCAGCAATTGCCGGCGCCGAAACAGCCAGCATTTTATATAGGAGAGAACAGTGTCACGATGAACCCAAGTGAAAGAAACATGAAAACTGGGTCGATAAATGGCATGTCCGTTTCCGAGATGGATGGAAGATAA
- the LOC8265710 gene encoding uncharacterized protein LOC8265710 codes for METQQSWRVRLSFKNVTIMLTVLNLITALFLLQGFLSSASSRNNRISSSNQFNSVQLSYVKESEEIRIAMQPWKLIKRVKEIEQEAYVEQETVQQKDAKQTAAVDLSKRLKDFRAINDAASLKALEEWRKRKMERARLRELEKNGTGTSQA; via the exons ATGGAGACACAACAATCATGGAGAGTGAGATTATCGTTCAAGAATGTGACGATTATGTTAACAGTATTGAATTTGATCACTGCCCTTTTCTTGCTTCAGGGCTTTCTCTCGTCTGCTTCTTCTCGCAACAACAGAATCTCATCATCTAACCAATTTAACTCAG TTCAACTGAGCTATGTCAAGGAGTCTGAAGAGATACGCATTGCCATGCAACCCTGGAAACTGATAAAAAGA GTGAAGGAAATTGAACAAGAAGCATATGTAGAACAAGAAACAGTCCAACAGAAAGATGCAAAGCAAACTGCTGCTGTTGATCTTTCAAAGAGGTTAAAGGATTTCCGTGCTATTAATGATGCTGCCAGCTTGAAAG CCTTGGAGGAATGGCGGAAAAGGAAGATGGAACGAGCCAGACTACGAGAACTAGAAAAGAATGGAACAGGGACCTCTCAAGCTTGA
- the LOC8265757 gene encoding histone-lysine N-methyltransferase family member SUVH9 — protein MGSVVPFQDLNLNLSPPCPPSTTAVSVATPSPLLIPKLEPKLEPLDSLVETPLPQEEPQDPLFPDFTPNFFSNTDSTPTPPPPPSQSSIEEDNVYSEYHRITELFRTAFAQRLQQQQNQQQYADVSDDSRAIIPLNDENNLTVTTKPHRRYSKRSSELVRVTDLGLEDQRYFRDVVRRTRMLFDALRIFSVLEEEKRRGEALGRRARGDLLASSIMRDRGLWLNRDKRIVGSIPGVEVGDIFFFRMELCVVGLHGQVQAGIDYLPASQSSNREPIATSVIVSGGYEDDEDSGDVIVYTGHGGQDKFSRQCMHQKLEGGNLALERSMHYGIEVRVIRGFKYAGSFTNKIYVYDGLYKIHDCWFDVGKSGFGVYKYKLMRIVGQPEMGSSVLRFAQSLRTAPLSVRPRGYLSLDISNKKENMPIMLFNDIDNDHDPLCYEYLARTVFPPFAFNQGSSGTGCECIGGCVDGCLCSMKNGGEFAYDQNGFLLRGKPLVFECGAFCKCPPSCRNRVSQKGLKNRLEVFRSRETGWGVRSLDLIHAGEFICEYAGVILTKDQAQVFTMNGDSLIYPNRFSPKWAEWGDLSQIYADYVRPTYPSVPPLDVAMDVSRMRNVACYLSHSSTPNAMVQYVLFDHNNLMFPHLMLFALENIPPLREISLDYGVADEWTGKLSICN, from the coding sequence ATGGGATCTGTAGTCCCATTTCAAGACCTTAATCTCAATCTCTCTCCACCATGTCCGCCATCAACCACCGCCGTCTCCGTCGCAACACCGTCGCCGCTATTGATCCCAAAATTGGAACCCAAACTCGAACCACTAGACAGTCTAGTAGAAACACCTCTGCCACAAGAAGAGCCACAAGATCCGTTATTTCCCGATTTTACCCCTAACTTCTTTTCAAATACCGATAGTACCCCTACTCCTCCTCCCCCTCCTTCCCAATCCTCCATCGAGGAAGACAATGTATACTCCGAATATCACAGAATCACCGAACTCTTCCGCACAGCATTTGCTCAACGCTtgcaacaacaacaaaatcaACAGCAATACGCTGACGTTTCGGATGATTCTCGCGCAATCATACCACTAAATGACGAAAATAACCTCACAGTCACAACGAAACCGCACCGTCGCTATTCTAAACGCTCATCAGAGCTAGTACGTGTAACCGACTTAGGATTAGAAGACCAGCGATATTTTCGGGATGTCGTTAGACGCACACGCATGCTATTCGACGCGCTCCGGATCTTTAGCGTTTTGGAGGAGGAGAAACGGCGTGGTGAAGCCCTAGGTAGACGCGCGCGCGGCGATCTTTTAGCGTCATCAATTATGCGTGACCGTGGGCTTTGGCTTAACCGTGATAAACGGATTGTGGGGTCCATACCTGGAGTTGAAGTTggagatattttctttttcagaatGGAACTATGTGTTGTTGGTCTCCACGGTCAAGTTCAAGCTGGGATTGATTATCTTCCAGCGAGCCAGAGCTCAAATCGAGAACCTATAGCGACAAGTGTGATTGTTTCTGGTGGTTACGAGGATGATGAGGATTCTGGTGATGTGATTGTTTATACAGGTCATGGTGGACAGGATAAGTTTTCCAGACAATGTATGCATCAGAAGTTGGAAGGAGGGAATTTGGCTTTAGAACGGAGTATGCATTATGGTATTGAGGTGAGAGTTATTAGAGGATTTAAATATGCTGGTAGTTTTACTAATAAGATTTATGTTTATGATGGTTTGTATAAGATTCATGATTGTTGGTTTGATGTGGGTAAATCTGGTTTTGGTGTTTATAAGTATAAACTAATGAGGATTGTTGGTCAACCGGAAATGGGTAGTTCTGTATTAAGGTTTGCGCAGAGTTTGAGGACTGCACCATTGTCTGTGAGACCTAGAGGTTATCTTAGTCTCGATATTTCCAATAAGAAAGAGAATATGCCGATTATGTTATTTAATGATATTGATAATGATCATGATCCTCTGTGTTATGAGTATTTAGCTAGGACTGTATTTCCTCCTTTTGCATTTAATCAGGGAAGTAGTGGGACGGGTTGTGAGTGCATTGGTGGTTGTGTTGATGGTTGTCTTTGTTCGATGAAGAATGGTGGCGAGTTTGCTTATGATCAAAATGGGTTTTTGTTGAGAGGGAAACCGCTGGTGTTTGAATGTGGTGCTTTTTGTAAATGTCCACCAAGCTGTCGGAACCGGGTAAGTCAAAAGGGCTTGAAAAACAGATTGGAAGTGTTTAGGTCGAGGGAAACGGGTTGGGGAGTTCGGTCATTGGATTTGATACATGCTGGTGAATTCATATGTGAATATGCAGGGGTTATTCTCACAAAAGATCAAGCTCAAGTTTTCACAATGAATGGTGACAGTTTGATTTATCCCAATCGGTTTTCCCCAAAGTGGGCAGAATGGGGAGATTTATCTCAGATTTATGCTGATTATGTGCGTCCTACATATCCCTCAGTTCCGCCTTTGGATGTCGCAATGGATGTGTCAAGAATGAGGAACGTTGCTTGTTATTTGAGCCATAGTTCAACTCCAAATGCGATGGTGCAATATGTTCTGTTTGATCACAATAATTTGATGTTTCCTCACCTTATGCTTTTTGCACTGGAGAATATTCCTCCTTTAAGGGAGATCAGCCTTGATTATGGGGTGGCTGATGAATGGACGGGGAAGCTTTCCATTTGCAACTGA